The Apium graveolens cultivar Ventura chromosome 3, ASM990537v1, whole genome shotgun sequence sequence aacatttatattatttatatacaaTTTTATTATTTGATAAAATCTTGAAATTATACACATTCAAATCAAAAAAATATtcatattatttaaaatttaattatttacatcaaatttttaatatatatatatatatttgtatatatatattaaaggAACCTGTGCACCGCACCAGTTTTAAGATATTATTATATAAAAGTATTAAATTATACTCCTCCATCCCCTCATTTCTTTACATTCCGGGAAAAGTGTCCGAAacacattttaagatgaatataagtatagttttattttttttaaaaaaaatctttttatAAATGAATAAACTTAAACGtccaatttttatttaaaatcataaaatcGTAAAATTAagttatgaaattatattttattttagaagTCAATACTGACTGCTGACTACTGAGAGACTCGGAAATGacatttttttcaaattttttaatcgAACATTAATTTCCAATCAAGGCAAAACACACAACCTCATAAAACCTCCAGAAATGAGAAGCGTGTGAGAGAATATCGACAGAAAGTGTGAGCGTGATTGAGTGTGTAAAATACCTACTTTACTCTCCGGCGACTCTCCGTTCTCCTCTTCGCCGTCGATCATTCTCAAGTAAACCTAATTTTATCTACATTGTTTTTTTACTCTCTTTTATTTATTCTCTTAACCGATTACTCACCTACGCTTTTTTGATTGTTTTATTCTCTTATTCATTAATTTATTGTGATTGTTTAGGCGATGAATTTGATAATAATCTCGATTGAACCtaattttatttacatttcttcGCTTTATAATAAACTGTTTAACCGATTGGAGTACTAGTACGGTGTGATCATCTCGTATTTTTTTATTTAGTGTGATGTTTGGCGATTAATTGGATGATACTTGCGAACGTTGCGAGGAAAATCTGTTAGTTGGAGACcttgtatgtatgtgtgtgtctGTATAGGTTGTTCGCGGTCTGTGTACTAGTTTGCATTGCTATATTTGCCCTGACTATCTCTTCGCCCATTTatttgtttaaaattgtttataGTATGGCTTTGTAATTTCTCTGTTGTTTATAATTTTACATGTTTGAGTACGGAAATGCTATGCGCGTGTGTGAATGTGTAGATAGATAGTGTGTTTAGTACATCAAATTCACCTCTACATTTTAATTCACTGATATTTTTTAGTGAGATGATCCTTGAATCCATTTGATGTTTTGGTAGAGTTAGTTGAAAAGGTTAGATGAAAGGTTTCCGATGCACGTGTGTTTTATGGACATTTCACTGGGAAATAAGACGAAATGCTATGTAGTAGTTGTGTATGCACTTAGCGATCTGTATTGTACCTGCAGCTTATTTGAATCATATGACATTTGGAGTTTTCCAGACTTCAGAATTGACATATGAAAGGCACAGCATGTTAAATTGTTGCATTACGCTACATCCTTTCTTAGTAATGGTGTTTCAGGCCCGTCCCATTAATAGTGATCATGAATGTATAGGTTGCTTTACAGATAGTGTTAGATTAAGCATTTCATTTCCAACTTGAACGCCAATCCTTGGTTTACAGAGTGATGTATTCTCTGTGCTTCAAAATTATATATGCATTGATTGTACTTGCTTCTTCTGACGTGAAGGATGAAGATGGAACTGCTTCCTGCAAACAATTCATATCATGATGACGATAGCAAGGATTTGGAAATTTTACTTGAAGCTTTCAGTTCAGTAGTGTCTCTTGAGGATATAGCATCGGCTTATTGTCAGGCAGGGCGCGATGTATATTTAGCTAGTGAATTGCTTTGTAATCATAATGGGAGTATCTCATCTTCTTCTGGATCCAAAGATGATCCTGATGGAGCTAGTTCTTCTAAATCATCAACTGAAAATTTTCCTGAAAACTCTTGTGTAGAAAGAAATTCTATTTCAGCAAAGCAAAGGACTCGTCCTGTTTCACTGGGAACTGTTTCAGGTGTAATTGGAAAGGAATACTCCAAGACAAAGCCTTCATCTTATGAGCAACACACAGTGAGAAAACCGTATAAAGTCTACTCAAGTGAACTACCACCCTCTGAGGTATGGGGTGAAAATCCACCCAACAGTGTCGCGTCTAATGAAACAATGAAAGAGGATGTTGAGGAATTCCTGTTTAAAATGCTCGGGGATGGATTTAAACTTGACATGGGTGTCATCCGTGACGTCTTAGGTAATCATACAAATTAAATTATTGCAAGGTTTATATGCTGAAATGGAGCATGTGATATATGAATTTCTTTTAACAGTTTTTCTATCACAATGGTTAATAAATGACTCAATATAATTCTTTCTGGGTTATCATTCTCTATCTTAGCTTTTGTAGTAATTATTTCCCTTTTTACCATTATAGTATGGTCGAGAGTTAAGTGTTTGGTTCCCTACATATTAAATTACTAAACTCCATTAATGATTTATAATTTACCTGTCACTTATAAATTGCTAAATGATATAGGAAACTATCATCTAGTTGATTTGTTATTTTATTAACATAATGTTTTTTATGTTGTGTGTTGTCAAACTATGTATTTTAGAACTGAAATGCAGGTCTCATAACTAGCAAATTAAATTTAAAGGCTTCTTATGAAATTTCTTGGATGTATATAAAAGGTTGTGAAAGGTTTTCCTGTTTAGAGGATTCTCGCTCAACATATAGGTCAgtgtaatatataatatataattgaGATTTAAGCATAGAAGATTTTCACTTGCTTAGAATAAAGTTATCTACTTAGGCTGGATATAGATCCTGAATTGCAGATCCCCCCCGCCCCTCCACTTGGTAATGCGAAATGCAAAAATTTAATACTCAGTACACATTTGCCATCACTGAGGCTTGAAACCTCGGCCTTTTGTAAGTAAGGACGAGGGATATCCCCTAGACTTGCAGATCAAACAGTTTCTGTCTGGGGATGACTTTTGGCAACATAGTATCTGCTTCTGGATGTTCTTGGTTGACCCCTTGGGCAAGCAGTTAAAAGTGGACTCTTGTGGTCTTGTGTGTATTTTGTATGTTGAATTACCCTACTGTAATCCATATATTGAAGGATGTATTGGGTTTGTAAGTATTGATTTGTATTATATATTTCACATGAATATTTGTTTCTCTTTTCCTTGCCTTTTGGTTTCCTCAGGTCACACACACGTCCAagtattctctctctctctctctctctccctccctccctccctctctccccctccctctctccctccctctctccccctccctctctccctcccgctccctctctccctccctctcccgctccctccccctccctctccctccccctccccctccccctccctctccctctccctccccctccctctccctctccctccccgtccatgtgtgtgtgtgtgttcgaTTGAGTACTTACTACTTAGTTCGATGTTTATGATTTCATGATTTCTTATGAACTATTAATATTTGTGTTTATATCTTATATTGTATTGATTACTTTGTTTAAGGCCGGTAGGATACATGAATTCTattttcaatatatatatatatatatatacgtttTGTGAAAGACTTTTTTCCAGGCTACCGACCTAGTTTGGTACAAAATTCATATAGGTGAGTTGCAGAATTGTTCTTGTAGCACGTGTGATGAGATACTCGTTATATGGCTTATTTGTATTGTCGAAACTTGTTTAGAAAAAAGCTTACGTTTTCCCTCCTTATTTTCTGATAATGTTACTAATATCAATTAGGTTAAAAACTCTTAATGAGTTAATGTTCTTTTCGGTGTTAGATTATTTAATTCCTCGACTCTTGTCATCTTGTATATCTGTTTGGGAACCATATTACCTTTTTATAATGTATGATTTGCTTATGTAAGGCACACCATTTTTAATCTGTAATTTTATTACTAAGTAGTCAATTTAAATTGATTTTCTTAATATTCTGTGTAATAACGATCTTAATTATGCAGGATTTTGCGGTTATGATGTCAACAAGGTGAGTCCTCCTCAGTTTGATTTCCTTAAAATTTTCCCAATAGAGAGACTAGCTTCAGTTTAAATTTGCTATAGTTTACTTCTCACGCAGTCGGGTTTAACTATTACAAAATATAAGTGAAGAAATCTATGTATACTTTTACTTTGTCCTTATATatgttttaataattttaaaatgtaCCTTTTTTTCTGATCTGCAAATGTATGGTTTTGATGGGCATGTAGAGTATGGAGACACTTCTGGATCTGTCTGCATCAAAATTGGACGAGAATGGTGGCTATTCATGCACGCTTGCTCAAAAAGTAAGCTTCGGATCAAATTAAATTGAAGTATGATGCATACTATCTAGATTCAGTTGTATAGTCATCTGTCGCAGATTAGACTATTTTTAGGACATTGTATCTGTCTCCCTGCAGGCAGATTTTGGTACGTGCTAACTATTTATATAATACCTAATATTAATTTTGGGTGTAATGTCGATAGCTAAAACAATCCTGTACTTGGTGGCTAAGAATCTGCATATTATGTGGAGGCTTCTATCTTGTCACCTATGTGAGCACCTAGGTGTTCAAGTTGGTCGGGCATCTTCTTGACAACTAGCGCTGATAGTAGAGTACGCATAGTCATGAGTGTAAAAGTACTCTCTATTGCACGTCCAAACTGTAAATATACTTTTTTTCTGAAAGTTGCTTGAAGCTAAATTTTCTTCAAGCTGGTTGGAGACACACGTACTACAATCATTCTTTCACAAATTTTTGTACAGACGTTTTAGGGATGACACAATTGTATTTAAGTTGATATTTACTATTCCTGGTATAATGAGAAATTTTAGAAGGCAGAACCCCATGGAGATACTGTCTTGTACTTGAAAGCATTGGAGGGTTGTCATAATTCGATGATCACCCTATACTAAAGTATTGTCAATATTCTAAGTTTGTGGAATTTTCTTTTGTGCATGCATATATGTGTTTTATGCAATAGAATTTTAATTAAAAGAGGGGAATGAGGATTCGGACCTATGACCTTTGGTCATGGGCGGAGGAAGGATCCTTGCCACTAGGATATCAAAGAAATTAGGCAAGTAATAATTTGCATATGATACCATAAAGTGTAAGTTGATCATGTCTTCCACACTTCTTGCAGAATTCTATTGAAGCAGAGGGGTTTCCATCCATCAACTTGCAGCCCAGAGGTTCCGCAAAAAGGTATATCTAATATTACCGGGGAAGTCTATTCTTTCAATCAAATATTGAGTACAAAAGTGGTGGAATATCTCATTTGACCTTGTGTTAAACCTGCAGTAGCGAGACGTGTATGTTAACAGGAGTTGAAACAGATTCTACTAAACTAGAGAAAGACACCTATGATCTCCAGAAAGATATCTTGAACTCATTGTTTAGTGCCTCTAGAAGAATTGAAGaagcaccaagaaaaataattcGTCCAGCAACAAGTAGGACAGGAAGATTTGGTAGACTGGTTCTCGAGCCTCCAGAAGACATACCTATAGGACCTAGGACTTTTGCAAAACCAAAAGTGACCAAGGCTGGTAAGCATTCTTATCTGTGTGGGTGGTAAAATAAGACCAGGAGGATGCAATCTGCAACCTGTAGAATCTAATTTGTAGTTAGTCTCTGTAAATAGTTTCTTAAAATAACCCGTTGATTATTTTTAATCATTTTACAGAATCGCGGACTATTTGATTCCACCCTCTTTGTTGTTTTATTAATCCTTATGAAGTGAACTACCAGATGATAATGGTAGTCCATGGTTTATCCTACTTTAAAGATAACACAGCCTTCTTTAGAAAACCGGTATTAACTCTTTTTGATGTAAACTGTCATCGTGAACTACCATATAAAGATATGTCATATAAGCTACAATGTCACTTCAATTTAGTGTCTATGGTTTAAGATAATGCTTTTACATTCTGTTTGCCATTTGGCTAATTAGTTTGAGCCAGTCTTACTGTTGGGCACTAATTTAGTCACTTTATCAAAACCTTTAAATTAAATGAGTGCTGCTAGGTAGCCACATTTCATCCCATTTACACTTGATTCGGAAAACTCATATTCTAGTAATAGTTGGTATTGTTGTTATGTTGTCGGTTTGCAGAATGCAGATCCTGCATTTTCCTTCGATTTATACCTATAGCTTCTCTTCATTGAATTTTGTTTGTCCGTGTGGCAATTTGCATGTTGAAGCCGATGTAAGTGATGATAGCTATGATGTCTTGCGAAAAGCTCACAAGGAGTATTTTACTACAATGAAAGAGTATTACAAAGCAGTAAGTTTAGTTTTAAAGAGAAATTTTCAATCCCCCTTGGTTGATGCCATTAACATAATTTTACTCCTGGCAGGCTACTGATGCATTTGTGAACGGGGATCGTATGCTGTCAGAAAAACTGATGGAACAGGTAGATCTTCAAAGGATTTGTAGAGTTAAAAGCTTTTCCAAATTGTTACTATAATGAGTTCTAAATTTAAGTTCCTTACCCTGCCGAGTACTGATAAAATTCACCCATGTGAGAAGGGCTCAGAATGTTGTCAACCATTATTAGCTTCTACCATGTAGTTAATATTTTCTTATTTTACCTTAAAATTTGAATAGAATTCTGTTGCGAATTGTTTCTGAGTTCTTATTTATTCCTTCTATCTGTTTCATTTTCTTCTTTTCCACTAGCCCTGTGCCTACTAGATAGTCAATGCTACTAATTGGTTACCGTGATATGttcttattttttaatttataaactTAGCATAGGAAGTTTGTGTCAAATTTTGTTTTACCATGCTAGTATAGTACTCTATAAACCTGTCTTAAATATACTTTTGGTTCATCTTGTTTTACAGTTTGACTACTGTCCCTTGTATCTAAATTTCTTAGCTATTTTTCTTTCAAATTATTCATCTTACTTCACTTACCACTATATAGGCAAAAGTTCATGTCGTGCTAGTGTTATCAAGTGATTTCACATGTAATTTTTGTAACATATAAGACACCTAGATATAGGTTTTAAAAGATGGCAGTCCCCTCTCTGTACCAATAAAAGACCAATGTAGTAAAACTCGTGCTAGTGTTATCGTATGTATCTTATCGTTAACAAGGCAAATAATGAAGAATCTATTGGCTAGAACAAGTGTATAACATACAGCTGtcaaagattatatccttggttAGATTAAACTCTTTTTTTCTGGATGCATACAGGGAAACTTTTTTAAGAAGAAAGCCAAAGAAGCTGATAACAGGTCTACGGAGAAACTTCTTGAAACCAGGTTTAGGCAAAATCCATTTTTGTTATATTTTCACTTTGTTTTGTAATTAGAATAGTCTTCAAGTTGTATTATTTACTGCAGTGATGAGGAAGAAGTGGTGCTCCTTGATTTGCATGATCATGAGCCAAAGGAAGCTCTACGTTCTCTGAAGTGTCATCTAACTTCTCTCTCTGGTATTGCGTGTAGGTCACTGCCTTATTCCTTACATTCATTATCTTGGTTTTAGTTAGGAAAATGTCATGGTTTCCTGCTTCTGCTTTTGTCAGCTATTCCGCATCTCAAGGTCTTTGTTGGTAGCAATGATAATGATACTAAGCGAGAGGCTCGCAAAAACCGGGTATGTACTTAAAGCCGATGCTGCTACAGTGCTTCTATTATGATAAACTCCAATCAACTAAAATATTCATCTTTTGAAATACTCCTCCATTTCTAATAAGTGTCGCTTTGACTTTGTGCACGTTTTGAAGGTTTACAAAAAAGTGGCTTCCACATAagttttacaatttttttttgaataaaaactAAAAAATTAATTTGTACAGGTCAGTTTTTTGCACCTTAAAGTACGTGCAGAAAGTCAAAGCCGCACTTATTTTGAAATAGAGGGAGTATGCACTTACAATTTTAGTAATTACCTATCGACTTTAGCATTTATTTTCACTTTTTGTTTTTCATGCTTGGGGAGAGAAGAGTGAGTGTGCTGTAACTCAATGACATTAGTGGAGTATTGAGCTTTAACATGTTTAATCAAG is a genomic window containing:
- the LOC141711612 gene encoding putative nuclear RNA export factor SDE5 isoform X1, with product MKMELLPANNSYHDDDSKDLEILLEAFSSVVSLEDIASAYCQAGRDVYLASELLCNHNGSISSSSGSKDDPDGASSSKSSTENFPENSCVERNSISAKQRTRPVSLGTVSGVIGKEYSKTKPSSYEQHTVRKPYKVYSSELPPSEVWGENPPNSVASNETMKEDVEEFLFKMLGDGFKLDMGVIRDVLGFCGYDVNKSMETLLDLSASKLDENGGYSCTLAQKNSIEAEGFPSINLQPRGSAKSSETCMLTGVETDSTKLEKDTYDLQKDILNSLFSASRRIEEAPRKIIRPATSRTGRFGRLVLEPPEDIPIGPRTFAKPKVTKAADVSDDSYDVLRKAHKEYFTTMKEYYKAATDAFVNGDRMLSEKLMEQGNFFKKKAKEADNRSTEKLLETSDEEEVVLLDLHDHEPKEALRSLKCHLTSLSGIASIPHLKVFVGSNDNDTKREARKNRIIELLEKDSIEWTEEDSGQIIVIRVDKVNPKRLSFAKKT
- the LOC141711612 gene encoding putative nuclear RNA export factor SDE5 isoform X2 — translated: MKMELLPANNSYHDDDSKDLEILLEAFSSVVSLEDIASAYCQAGRDVYLASELLCNHNGSISSSSGSKDDPDGASSSKSSTENFPENSCVERNSISAKQRTRPVSLGTVSGVIGKEYSKTKPSSYEQHTVRKPYKVYSSELPPSEVWGENPPNSVASNETMKEDVEEFLFKMLGDGFKLDMGVIRDVLGFCGYDVNKSMETLLDLSASKLDENGGYSCTLAQKNSIEAEGFPSINLQPRGSAKSSETCMLTGVETDSTKLEKDTYDLQKDILNSLFSASRRIEEAPRKIIRPATSRTGRFGRLVLEPPEDIPIGPRTFAKPKVTKAADVSDDSYDVLRKAHKEYFTTMKEYYKAATDAFVNGDRMLSEKLMEQGNFFKKKAKEADNRSTEKLLETSDEEEVVLLDLHDHEPKEALRSLKCHLTSLSAIPHLKVFVGSNDNDTKREARKNRIIELLEKDSIEWTEEDSGQIIVIRVDKVNPKRLSFAKKT